A single region of the Paraburkholderia sprentiae WSM5005 genome encodes:
- a CDS encoding methyl-accepting chemotaxis protein, with translation MLSRWSIRTSLTLVGILLVTLTVVVGALGLTALNRASGSLDHIAGGELVAIHALDDASAYLLRSRIAIDRFNTLTAAGKADEAKKVLDRAQELLGKGNQSWQTYLDAPKHGVEQALLDDVVAKRTTVMHDGVDVEFAALNANNLDAYHAVADTKISPMFIAYDAAAAAVVKALQQSVAEQQTSAQSNASLMVTLISVLTGLALLVVLGIRFALRSLIVQPLNDAIACFERIAAGDLSGTVEVFSGNEIGRLFAGIKRMQESLATMVRALHSGTESIDTGAREIAMGNTDLSQRTEQQAASLQETASSMDQLTGTVRQNTENARQASQLAVNASDIATRGGDVVSQVVTTMQEIATSSNKIVDIIGVIEGIAFQTNILALNAAVEAARAGEQGRGFAVVAGEVRSLAQRSASAAKEIKELIGDSAGKVKSGSELVGRAGTTMDEIVQAVRRVTDIMGEISAASEEQSGGIEQVNRAVVQMDSVTQQNAALVEQAAAAAASLEDQTRQLQEVLGGWKVSGTPARQSAPATRARTSAQAAKAAPQAASAAAQANPAGASHATKATVATAAAPTQQHDAAARVEPALKPRPAAAAARVTTDTPTRTAAASTAKASSDADWETF, from the coding sequence ATGCTGAGCAGGTGGTCGATCCGCACATCGCTGACGCTGGTGGGGATTCTTCTCGTGACGCTGACCGTGGTGGTCGGCGCACTCGGGCTCACCGCGCTGAATCGCGCGAGCGGCTCGCTCGATCACATCGCGGGCGGCGAACTGGTTGCGATTCATGCGCTCGACGATGCGTCGGCGTATCTGCTGCGCTCGCGCATCGCGATCGATCGTTTCAACACGCTGACGGCCGCCGGCAAGGCGGACGAGGCGAAGAAGGTGCTCGATCGCGCGCAGGAGCTGCTCGGCAAGGGCAACCAGAGCTGGCAGACGTATCTCGACGCGCCGAAGCACGGCGTCGAGCAGGCCTTGCTCGACGATGTGGTCGCGAAACGGACGACGGTGATGCACGACGGCGTCGACGTCGAATTCGCCGCGTTGAACGCGAACAATCTCGATGCGTATCACGCGGTCGCGGATACCAAGATCAGCCCGATGTTCATCGCCTACGACGCGGCCGCCGCCGCGGTCGTCAAGGCGCTGCAGCAGAGCGTGGCCGAGCAGCAGACGAGCGCGCAGTCGAACGCATCGCTGATGGTCACGCTGATCAGCGTGCTCACGGGGCTCGCGCTGCTGGTGGTGCTCGGCATCCGTTTCGCGCTGCGCAGCCTCATCGTGCAGCCGCTCAACGACGCGATCGCGTGCTTCGAGCGGATCGCCGCCGGCGATCTGTCCGGTACGGTCGAGGTATTCAGCGGCAACGAAATCGGCCGCCTGTTCGCGGGCATCAAGCGGATGCAGGAAAGTCTCGCGACAATGGTGCGGGCGCTTCATAGCGGCACCGAGTCGATCGACACGGGCGCACGCGAAATCGCGATGGGCAACACCGACCTGTCGCAGCGCACCGAGCAGCAGGCCGCGTCGCTGCAGGAAACCGCGTCGAGCATGGATCAGTTGACCGGCACGGTCCGGCAGAACACCGAGAACGCGCGCCAGGCGAGCCAGCTCGCCGTCAACGCATCGGACATCGCGACGCGCGGCGGCGACGTCGTGAGCCAGGTCGTCACGACGATGCAGGAGATCGCGACCAGTTCGAACAAGATCGTCGACATCATCGGCGTGATCGAAGGCATCGCGTTCCAGACCAACATCCTTGCGCTGAACGCGGCGGTCGAAGCCGCGCGCGCCGGCGAGCAGGGCCGCGGCTTCGCGGTGGTGGCGGGCGAAGTGCGCAGCCTCGCGCAGCGCAGCGCGAGCGCCGCCAAGGAGATCAAGGAGCTGATCGGCGATTCGGCCGGCAAGGTGAAGAGCGGCTCCGAACTGGTCGGCCGCGCCGGCACGACGATGGACGAAATCGTGCAGGCGGTGCGTCGCGTGACCGACATCATGGGCGAGATCAGCGCGGCGTCCGAAGAGCAATCCGGCGGCATCGAGCAGGTCAATCGCGCGGTCGTGCAAATGGATTCGGTCACGCAGCAGAACGCGGCGCTGGTCGAACAGGCGGCCGCCGCGGCGGCGTCGCTCGAAGATCAGACGCGGCAGTTGCAGGAGGTGCTCGGCGGCTGGAAGGTGTCCGGTACGCCGGCGCGTCAGAGCGCCCCAGCGACGCGTGCGCGGACTTCCGCGCAGGCCGCCAAAGCCGCACCGCAAGCGGCGAGCGCGGCGGCTCAGGCGAACCCGGCCGGCGCCAGCCATGCAACGAAGGCGACCGTGGCAACCGCGGCGGCTCCGACCCAACAACACGACGCAGCGGCACGCGTCGAACCCGCATTGAAGCCAAGGCCCGCCGCGGCCGCGGCTCGCGTCACGACCGACACACCCACGCGCACCGCTGCGGCGAGCACGGCGAAGGCAAGCTCGGACGCGGACTGGGAAACGTTTTAG
- a CDS encoding chemotaxis protein CheW, with translation MAEVQSINSSVANASGTNGRRDAQADAGGQEFLVFTLGAEEYGIDILKVQEIRGYDNVTRIANAPEFIKGVINLRGIIVPIVDMRIKFHLGRVEYDHQTVVIILNVAHRVVGMVVDGVSDVLTLAVDQIMPAPEFGATLTTEYLTGLGTVDGRMLILMDIEKLMTSSEMSLMETLGV, from the coding sequence GTGGCAGAAGTCCAATCCATCAATTCGAGCGTCGCCAACGCGAGCGGTACCAATGGCCGCCGCGACGCGCAGGCGGACGCCGGCGGTCAGGAATTCCTCGTCTTCACGCTCGGCGCGGAAGAGTACGGCATCGACATCCTGAAGGTGCAGGAAATCCGCGGCTACGACAACGTGACGCGCATCGCCAACGCGCCCGAATTCATCAAGGGCGTGATCAACCTGCGCGGCATCATCGTGCCGATCGTCGATATGCGCATCAAATTCCACCTGGGCCGCGTCGAGTACGACCATCAGACCGTCGTGATCATCCTGAACGTCGCGCACCGCGTGGTCGGCATGGTCGTGGACGGCGTATCGGACGTGCTGACGCTCGCGGTCGACCAGATCATGCCGGCGCCGGAATTCGGCGCCACGCTGACGACCGAGTACCTGACCGGTCTCGGCACGGTGGACGGCCGGATGCTGATCCTGATGGACATCGAGAAGCTGATGACCAGCTCGGAGATGTCGTTGATGGAGACGCTCGGCGTCTGA
- the flhC gene encoding flagellar transcriptional regulator FlhC codes for MASKSVVLEVREITLAIELIELGARLQLLEAETSLSRDRLIKLYKELKAVSPPKGMLPFSTDWFMTWQPNFHSSLFYNIYRFMACHGGCRAIESIVKSYRLYREHVQLHDDEPVLSLTRAWTLVRFFDSGMLQMSACRRCGGHFVAHAHDPQHAFICGLCQPPSRAGKTKKAAQTRPERQLSAAAIPLPAPHMADAQAREARCTASTLDTPATAEL; via the coding sequence ATGGCCAGCAAGAGCGTCGTACTCGAAGTCCGGGAAATCACCCTCGCGATCGAGCTGATCGAACTGGGCGCGCGTCTGCAATTGCTGGAGGCGGAAACCAGTCTGTCGCGCGACCGGCTCATCAAGCTGTACAAGGAACTGAAAGCGGTGTCGCCGCCCAAGGGCATGCTGCCGTTTTCGACCGACTGGTTCATGACCTGGCAGCCAAACTTTCATTCGTCGCTGTTCTACAACATCTACCGTTTCATGGCCTGTCACGGCGGCTGCCGCGCGATCGAATCGATCGTGAAGAGCTACCGCCTGTATCGGGAGCACGTGCAGTTGCACGACGACGAGCCGGTGCTCAGTCTCACGCGCGCGTGGACGCTGGTGCGCTTCTTCGACTCGGGCATGCTGCAGATGAGCGCGTGCCGCCGCTGCGGCGGCCACTTCGTCGCGCACGCGCACGATCCCCAGCACGCCTTCATTTGCGGGCTGTGCCAGCCGCCGTCGCGCGCCGGCAAGACAAAGAAGGCGGCACAAACGCGGCCGGAGCGGCAACTATCCGCTGCCGCCATCCCGCTCCCGGCGCCGCACATGGCCGACGCACAGGCTCGCGAGGCCCGCTGCACCGCCTCCACGCTCGACACTCCCGCCACCGCCGAACTCTGA
- a CDS encoding CheR family methyltransferase: MMATRAPQRPIRAAPDRTEPARSVETGRDFEFTTADFARIRDLIHRAAGISLSDHKRDMAYSRLARRLRARGIDTFRQYLDLLEAENDPAEWEAFTNALTTNLTAFFREAHHFPILAEFVPRRPQPVSVWCSAASTGEEPYSIAMTLIEALGESGARQASVLATDIDTQVLAKAEAGVYQFDQVKHLSPERLKRFFLKGTGAHAGMVKVRPEVRALVRFEQLNLTDRDYQLRTQFDAIFCRNVMIYFDKPTQAQVLARFEPLMKSGGLLFAGHSENFTYVTQAFRLRGQTVYELTRDAGGARGPSRANAHDAHQSSGVAA; the protein is encoded by the coding sequence ATGATGGCAACGCGCGCACCCCAACGCCCGATCCGGGCGGCACCTGACCGCACAGAGCCCGCCAGGTCCGTCGAGACGGGACGCGATTTCGAATTCACGACGGCGGATTTCGCCCGCATCCGCGATCTGATTCATCGCGCGGCGGGCATTTCGCTGTCGGACCACAAGCGCGACATGGCGTATAGCCGCCTCGCGCGCCGCTTGCGTGCGCGCGGCATCGATACGTTTCGCCAGTATCTCGATCTGCTCGAAGCGGAAAACGATCCAGCCGAGTGGGAAGCGTTCACGAATGCGCTGACCACCAACCTGACCGCGTTTTTCCGCGAAGCCCATCACTTTCCGATCCTCGCCGAGTTCGTGCCGCGACGCCCGCAACCTGTGTCCGTGTGGTGCTCGGCGGCATCGACGGGCGAGGAGCCGTACTCGATCGCGATGACGCTGATCGAAGCGCTCGGCGAGAGCGGCGCTCGCCAGGCGTCGGTGCTCGCGACCGACATCGACACCCAGGTGCTCGCGAAGGCCGAGGCCGGCGTCTACCAGTTCGATCAGGTCAAGCACCTGTCGCCCGAGCGGCTCAAGCGCTTCTTTCTGAAGGGCACGGGCGCGCATGCAGGGATGGTCAAGGTGCGTCCTGAAGTGCGCGCGCTCGTGCGCTTCGAGCAGCTGAACCTGACCGATCGCGATTACCAGTTGCGCACGCAGTTCGACGCGATCTTCTGCCGCAACGTGATGATCTATTTCGACAAGCCGACGCAGGCGCAGGTGCTCGCGCGCTTCGAGCCGCTGATGAAGTCGGGCGGTCTGCTGTTCGCCGGCCATTCGGAAAACTTCACGTACGTGACGCAGGCGTTCAGGTTGCGCGGCCAGACCGTCTACGAACTGACGCGCGACGCGGGCGGCGCTCGCGGGCCGTCGCGCGCTAACGCGCATGACGCGCATCAATCGAGCGGGGTGGCCGCATGA
- the cheA gene encoding chemotaxis protein CheA, whose protein sequence is MTLDITQFYQTFFDEADELLAQMEQLLLNLDVAHPDPEDLAAIFRAAHSIKGGAATFGFTALTETTHILESLLDRARNNELVLRKDMIDTFLETKDVLSGQLADYRASAEPDAAVARAICAKLEQLHAESRMGGAPAQAPAAPMAASAEAAPPASAPAATQAVATQTTAVREPGSIPPEHVVEQAVQAAGEWTDGEPAQTGQAAGTADSAGPHLKITLRGVGEKDQELLAEELGNLGNIVGQLKSGSDLMLWLSSDVPSDDIIAVCCFVIDESQITIGRGTAPADDAQQGEPGTPDAAAPTPAQTAHAASAAAAAHVHAEQAASSAAAAHTAAPASAAGHANSVEPAAPAAAQAAAKPAAAAATEQDRKAGRPTAAAANGEGSSIRVGVEKVDQLINLVGELVITQAMLAETTSTFDPALHDRLFNGMAQLERNARDLQEAVMSIRMMPMDYVFSRFPRLVRDLAAKLGKEVELVTFGQATELDKSLIERIIDPLTHLVRNSLDHGIETVEARRAAGKDSTGQLVLSAAHHGGNIVIEVSDDGAGLRRDKILAKAAKQGMQVSETMSDEEVWNLIFLPGFSTAEQVTDVSGRGVGMDVVKRNIQSMGGHVEITSHAGKGSTTRIVLPLTLAILDGMSVKVGNEIFILPLNFVMESLQPRAEDIYTVANGERVVRVRGEYLPLVALHEVFNVQDAKQEPTQGIVTIMQTEGRRFAMLIDELVGQQQVVVKNLETNYRKVHGISAATILGDGSVALIVDVAALNRETRHAHGHAQAQQAMSLA, encoded by the coding sequence ATGACACTCGACATCACACAGTTCTATCAGACGTTCTTCGACGAAGCGGACGAACTGCTCGCGCAGATGGAGCAGTTACTGCTCAATCTCGACGTGGCTCACCCGGACCCCGAAGACCTCGCGGCGATCTTTCGCGCCGCGCATTCGATCAAGGGCGGCGCGGCGACGTTCGGCTTCACCGCGCTCACCGAGACGACCCACATTCTCGAGTCGCTGCTCGATCGCGCGCGCAACAACGAGCTGGTGCTGCGCAAGGACATGATCGACACGTTCCTCGAAACCAAGGACGTGCTGTCCGGGCAGCTCGCGGACTATCGCGCGAGCGCCGAGCCCGATGCGGCGGTGGCGCGCGCGATCTGCGCGAAGCTCGAGCAGCTGCACGCGGAAAGCCGCATGGGCGGCGCGCCGGCGCAGGCCCCGGCCGCGCCGATGGCGGCGAGCGCCGAAGCCGCACCGCCCGCGAGCGCGCCGGCGGCAACGCAGGCAGTGGCAACCCAAACAACGGCAGTACGGGAGCCAGGCAGTATCCCGCCCGAGCACGTCGTCGAACAGGCGGTGCAGGCGGCGGGCGAATGGACGGACGGCGAACCGGCACAGACCGGGCAAGCCGCGGGCACGGCCGACAGCGCCGGCCCACATCTGAAAATTACGCTACGGGGCGTGGGAGAGAAAGACCAGGAACTGCTCGCCGAAGAGCTGGGCAACCTGGGCAATATCGTCGGGCAGCTCAAGAGCGGCAGCGATCTGATGCTGTGGCTTTCGAGCGACGTACCCTCCGACGACATCATCGCCGTGTGCTGCTTCGTGATCGACGAAAGTCAGATCACGATCGGCCGCGGCACCGCGCCGGCGGACGACGCGCAGCAGGGCGAACCTGGAACGCCCGACGCTGCCGCTCCGACACCGGCGCAAACAGCGCATGCCGCGTCCGCCGCTGCCGCAGCGCACGTGCATGCGGAGCAAGCAGCGTCGTCGGCCGCGGCGGCCCACACCGCCGCGCCCGCCAGCGCGGCCGGTCACGCGAACAGCGTCGAGCCTGCGGCGCCCGCCGCGGCTCAAGCGGCAGCCAAACCGGCTGCGGCCGCGGCCACCGAGCAGGACCGCAAGGCGGGCCGTCCGACCGCCGCGGCGGCCAATGGCGAAGGCAGCTCGATTCGCGTCGGCGTCGAGAAGGTCGATCAGCTGATCAACCTGGTCGGCGAGCTGGTGATCACCCAGGCGATGCTCGCGGAGACCACCAGCACGTTCGATCCGGCGCTGCATGACCGGCTCTTCAACGGCATGGCGCAACTCGAGCGCAACGCGCGCGATCTGCAGGAAGCGGTGATGTCGATCCGCATGATGCCGATGGATTACGTGTTCAGCCGCTTCCCGCGGCTGGTGCGCGACCTCGCGGCGAAACTCGGCAAGGAGGTCGAACTCGTCACCTTCGGTCAGGCGACCGAACTCGACAAGAGCCTCATCGAACGGATCATCGATCCGTTGACGCACCTCGTGCGCAACAGTCTCGACCACGGCATCGAAACCGTCGAGGCGCGGCGCGCGGCGGGCAAGGATTCGACCGGTCAGCTGGTGCTGTCGGCGGCGCACCACGGCGGCAACATCGTCATCGAGGTCAGCGACGACGGCGCGGGCTTGCGCCGCGACAAGATTCTCGCGAAGGCGGCCAAGCAGGGCATGCAGGTCAGCGAGACGATGAGCGACGAGGAAGTCTGGAACCTGATTTTCCTGCCGGGCTTCTCGACCGCCGAGCAGGTCACGGACGTGTCCGGCCGCGGCGTCGGCATGGACGTCGTGAAGCGCAACATCCAGTCGATGGGCGGCCACGTCGAAATCACGTCGCACGCGGGCAAGGGCAGCACCACGCGCATCGTGTTGCCGCTCACGCTCGCGATCCTCGACGGCATGTCGGTGAAGGTCGGCAACGAAATCTTCATCCTGCCGCTGAACTTCGTGATGGAGTCGCTGCAGCCGCGAGCCGAAGACATCTACACGGTCGCCAACGGCGAGCGCGTGGTGCGCGTGCGCGGTGAATACCTGCCGCTCGTCGCGTTGCACGAGGTGTTCAACGTGCAGGACGCGAAGCAGGAGCCGACTCAGGGCATCGTCACGATCATGCAGACCGAGGGCCGGCGCTTCGCGATGCTGATCGACGAGCTCGTCGGCCAGCAGCAGGTGGTCGTGAAGAACCTGGAAACGAATTACCGCAAGGTGCACGGCATCTCCGCGGCGACCATTCTGGGCGACGGCAGCGTCGCGCTGATCGTGGACGTCGCGGCGCTGAACCGCGAAACGCGCCACGCGCATGGGCATGCGCAGGCTCAGCAGGCGATGAGCCTCGCGTAA
- the motB gene encoding flagellar motor protein MotB has translation MSKDKDRAIVVKRSAPKKAGHHGGAWKLAYADFMTAMMAFFLLMWLLSSASTVQLKGIADYFNQPLKITLWGGDRSAEDSSILKGGGRDISTDAQGVTRSTDGSSSRAERTASHNDEDSVKQLQGELERREQVRLHDLQVKLMAAIEANPVLRQFKQQIRIDSTLTGLRIEIVDSQKRPMFATARDVVEPYMRDILREIGHTLNDVPNRIIVQGHTDAVPYAGGEKGYSNWELSADRANASRRELVAGGMDEAKVMRVLGLASTQNLNKADPLDPENRRISIIVLNRKSEEALDHDDSTTTTLSDDAAGSKPLLQRLAQPLTAAPKLPAAAPPAQ, from the coding sequence ATGAGCAAGGACAAAGACCGCGCAATCGTCGTCAAGCGCAGTGCGCCGAAAAAGGCCGGTCATCACGGCGGCGCGTGGAAGCTCGCGTACGCGGACTTCATGACCGCGATGATGGCGTTCTTCCTGCTGATGTGGCTGCTGAGTTCGGCCTCCACCGTGCAGCTGAAAGGCATCGCCGACTACTTCAATCAGCCGTTGAAGATCACGCTGTGGGGCGGCGATCGCAGCGCCGAGGACTCGAGCATCCTGAAGGGCGGCGGGCGCGACATCTCGACCGACGCACAGGGCGTGACCCGTTCGACCGACGGCAGCAGCAGCCGCGCCGAGCGCACCGCGTCGCACAACGACGAGGACTCGGTGAAGCAGCTGCAAGGCGAACTCGAACGCCGGGAACAGGTGCGTCTGCACGATCTGCAGGTCAAGCTGATGGCCGCGATCGAGGCGAACCCGGTGCTGCGCCAGTTCAAGCAGCAGATCCGCATCGACTCGACGCTGACCGGCCTGCGCATCGAGATCGTCGATTCGCAGAAGCGGCCGATGTTCGCGACCGCGCGCGACGTCGTCGAGCCGTACATGCGCGACATTCTGCGCGAGATCGGCCATACGCTGAACGACGTGCCGAACCGCATCATCGTGCAGGGCCACACCGACGCCGTGCCGTACGCGGGCGGCGAAAAGGGCTATAGCAACTGGGAGCTGTCGGCCGACCGCGCCAACGCGTCGCGTCGCGAGCTGGTCGCCGGCGGCATGGACGAAGCGAAGGTGATGCGCGTGCTCGGTCTCGCGTCGACGCAGAACCTGAACAAGGCGGACCCGCTCGATCCGGAGAACCGCCGTATCAGCATCATCGTGTTGAACAGGAAGTCGGAGGAGGCGCTCGATCACGACGACTCGACGACGACGACCTTGTCGGACGACGCAGCCGGCTCGAAGCCGCTGCTGCAAAGACTTGCGCAGCCGCTGACGGCTGCACCGAAGTTGCCGGCGGCGGCGCCGCCGGCCCAGTAA
- the motA gene encoding flagellar motor stator protein MotA — protein sequence MLIFVGTLVTLLSVFGGYALEGGHLGALLQPVEVLMIVGAGLGAFILGNGMKTIKATLRVIPTLFKGAKYNKDVYMELMGLLYVLLAKARKEGTLTLEADIDDPSKSPIFTQYPKILADKHIIEFLTDYLRLMVGGNMNAFEIESLMDEEIETHHQEGEAPAHALNKVGDAMPAFGIVAAVMGVVHTMASADKPPAVLGEMIAQALVGTFLGILLSYGLIGPLASVAEQRVTESTKMFQCIKVTILASLNGYAPAIAVEFGRKVLFSTERPSFAELEEHVRRVKAK from the coding sequence GTGCTGATTTTCGTGGGAACACTCGTGACGCTGTTGTCCGTTTTCGGCGGTTACGCGCTGGAAGGCGGCCATCTCGGCGCGCTGCTGCAACCCGTTGAAGTGCTGATGATCGTCGGTGCCGGACTCGGCGCGTTCATTCTCGGTAACGGGATGAAGACGATCAAGGCGACACTGCGCGTCATCCCGACCCTGTTCAAGGGCGCGAAGTACAACAAGGACGTCTACATGGAGTTGATGGGGCTCCTGTACGTGCTGCTCGCGAAAGCGCGCAAGGAAGGCACGCTGACGCTCGAAGCCGACATCGACGATCCGTCGAAGAGCCCGATCTTCACGCAGTACCCGAAGATTCTCGCCGACAAGCACATCATCGAATTCCTGACCGACTACCTGCGGCTGATGGTCGGCGGCAACATGAACGCGTTCGAGATCGAAAGCCTGATGGACGAGGAGATCGAGACGCACCACCAGGAAGGCGAGGCACCCGCGCACGCGCTCAACAAGGTCGGCGACGCGATGCCGGCGTTCGGTATCGTCGCCGCGGTGATGGGCGTCGTGCACACGATGGCCTCGGCCGACAAGCCGCCCGCGGTGCTCGGTGAAATGATCGCGCAGGCGCTGGTCGGCACCTTCCTGGGCATTCTGCTTTCGTACGGGCTGATCGGACCGCTCGCGAGCGTCGCCGAGCAGCGCGTGACCGAGTCGACCAAGATGTTCCAGTGCATCAAGGTGACGATCCTCGCGAGCCTGAACGGCTATGCGCCGGCGATCGCGGTCGAGTTCGGCCGCAAGGTGCTCTTCTCGACCGAGCGTCCGTCGTTCGCCGAGCTCGAAGAGCACGTGCGCCGCGTCAAGGCCAAATAA
- the cheD gene encoding chemoreceptor glutamine deamidase CheD, translating to MSSTLPIASNLYYDNHFQRPGVKLLPNEFYTTSEDMVLVTVLGSCVAACIQDRTAGIGGMNHFMLPDDGADVVQAASDSMRYGAYAMEVLINELIKAGGRRERFEAKVFGGGAVLAGMTTMNIGDRNSEFVRRYLATEKIRIVAEDLQGSHPRKVAFMPRTGQVMVKKLRLQQEAGVAEREQALVQQSAEARAERLAAARKRVELFAKPAAARPRIELFGASPRPTHSNNARTTEEA from the coding sequence ATGAGCAGCACGCTGCCGATCGCTTCGAACCTGTACTACGACAACCACTTTCAGCGCCCCGGCGTGAAGCTGTTGCCCAACGAGTTCTACACGACGAGCGAAGACATGGTGCTCGTGACGGTGCTTGGCTCGTGTGTCGCGGCCTGCATCCAGGACCGCACCGCGGGCATCGGCGGCATGAATCACTTCATGCTGCCGGACGACGGCGCCGACGTCGTGCAGGCCGCATCGGACTCGATGCGCTACGGTGCGTACGCGATGGAAGTGCTGATCAATGAACTGATCAAGGCGGGCGGGCGGCGCGAGCGCTTCGAGGCCAAGGTGTTCGGTGGCGGCGCGGTGCTCGCGGGCATGACCACGATGAACATCGGCGATCGCAACTCGGAGTTCGTGCGCCGCTATCTGGCCACCGAAAAAATCCGCATCGTCGCCGAGGACCTGCAGGGCTCGCATCCGCGCAAGGTCGCATTCATGCCGCGCACCGGTCAGGTGATGGTGAAGAAATTGCGCTTGCAACAGGAAGCGGGCGTCGCCGAGCGCGAGCAGGCGCTCGTGCAGCAAAGCGCCGAAGCGCGCGCCGAGCGGCTCGCCGCGGCGCGCAAGCGGGTCGAGCTGTTCGCGAAGCCGGCCGCCGCGCGGCCGAGGATCGAACTGTTCGGCGCAAGCCCGCGCCCGACTCATTCCAACAACGCCAGAACCACAGAGGAGGCGTGA
- a CDS encoding response regulator, whose protein sequence is MIRHILAIDDSASMRQILAATLTGAGYEVTLAADGNEGLENALAMAFDLVLTDQHMPGKTGLDLITALRGNPAYQATPILVLTTESGEPFKEAARAAGATGWIEKPLDPDMLTELVAALADPDPA, encoded by the coding sequence ATGATCAGGCACATCCTGGCAATCGACGATTCGGCATCGATGCGGCAGATCCTCGCGGCGACGCTGACGGGCGCCGGCTATGAAGTCACGCTCGCGGCGGACGGCAACGAAGGGCTCGAAAACGCGCTCGCGATGGCGTTCGATCTCGTGTTGACCGACCAGCACATGCCGGGCAAGACCGGTCTCGATCTGATCACCGCGCTGCGCGGAAATCCGGCCTATCAGGCGACGCCCATCCTCGTCCTTACGACGGAATCGGGCGAACCCTTCAAAGAGGCGGCGCGCGCGGCGGGGGCAACCGGCTGGATCGAAAAGCCGCTCGACCCGGACATGCTGACCGAGCTGGTGGCGGCGCTGGCCGACCCGGACCCGGCCTGA
- a CDS encoding protein-glutamate methylesterase/protein-glutamine glutaminase produces MQKIKVLCVDDSALIRSLMTEIINGQPDMTVVATAPDPLVARELIKQHNPDVLTLDVEMPRMDGLDFLEKLMRLRPMPVVMVSSLTERGNEITLRALELGAVDFVTKPKVGIRDGMLDYAEKLADKVRAAARARVRQAAPAQHAATQAAHAPLGAAPLFNNPLLSTEKLIIVGASTGGTEAIREVLVPLPPDAPAVLIAQHMPPGFTKSFAQRLNGLCRITVKEAEHGERVLPGHAYIAPGHAHLLLARSGANYIAHLSDDPPVNRHRPSVDVLFRSAAQHAGKNAIGVILTGMGRDGAAGLLEMKKAGAYTLAQDEASCIVFGMPREAIALGAADEIAALPDMSRRVMARLTSMGDRVQRV; encoded by the coding sequence GTGCAAAAGATCAAGGTATTGTGTGTCGACGATTCGGCGCTGATCCGCAGCCTGATGACCGAGATCATCAATGGCCAGCCGGACATGACGGTGGTGGCGACGGCGCCCGACCCGCTCGTCGCGCGCGAGCTCATCAAGCAGCACAACCCGGATGTGTTGACGCTCGATGTCGAAATGCCGCGCATGGACGGCCTCGACTTTCTCGAGAAGCTGATGCGCCTGCGGCCGATGCCGGTCGTGATGGTGTCGTCGCTGACCGAGCGCGGCAACGAGATCACGCTGCGCGCACTCGAACTCGGCGCGGTCGACTTCGTGACCAAGCCGAAGGTCGGCATTCGCGACGGCATGCTCGACTACGCGGAAAAGCTCGCCGACAAGGTTCGCGCGGCAGCCCGCGCGCGCGTGCGCCAGGCGGCGCCCGCGCAGCATGCGGCCACCCAGGCCGCGCATGCGCCGCTCGGCGCCGCGCCGCTTTTCAACAACCCGCTGCTGAGTACCGAGAAGCTGATCATCGTCGGCGCATCGACGGGCGGCACCGAAGCGATCCGCGAAGTGCTGGTGCCGCTGCCGCCCGATGCGCCCGCGGTGCTGATCGCGCAGCACATGCCGCCGGGTTTTACGAAATCTTTCGCGCAACGCCTCAATGGTTTGTGCCGGATTACCGTTAAAGAAGCAGAGCACGGCGAGCGTGTGCTGCCGGGCCACGCGTATATCGCGCCGGGCCACGCGCATCTGTTGCTCGCGAGGAGCGGCGCCAACTACATTGCGCATCTGTCCGACGACCCGCCGGTGAACCGGCATCGTCCGTCGGTCGATGTGCTGTTCCGTTCGGCCGCGCAGCATGCGGGCAAGAACGCGATCGGCGTGATTCTGACCGGCATGGGGCGCGACGGTGCGGCCGGTCTGCTGGAGATGAAAAAGGCCGGTGCATACACGCTGGCGCAGGACGAAGCGAGTTGCATCGTGTTCGGCATGCCGCGTGAGGCGATCGCGCTCGGCGCGGCCGACGAAATCGCCGCGCTGCCGGACATGAGCCGGCGCGTGATGGCGCGTTTGACGTCGATGGGTGACCGCGTTCAACGGGTATGA